A genomic region of Alicyclobacillus sp. SO9 contains the following coding sequences:
- a CDS encoding IS110 family transposase, which yields MTSSLFVGIDVGSQENVVCCLTQDDEKRPVSRFTVTNNRPGILEFQDRISKLAKQKQAEEILFGLEHTGCYSTHAAMYLQRHLDFGVQRRVYVFNPSLIREFKKSHYLSAPKNDRVDAWFIAAKLRTGLLPHPFTWSEPLMALQRLTRARYHLMQDLSRESNFLMTNLYLKFSDYSSTGPFKRNKLSATSIAVMEEFESVEELCEMPLERLIEFLVAHGKNRFENPEVVAKVLQKAARSSYRLPQSMSDSVNLAMASSIRVIRTVQEQLKALRKGIEDHLATIPQTLDSIPGIGPILASGIVAELDVSQFKSHAEAAKHAGLAWTVHQSGKFTANRTRLIHSGNRYLKYYMVEAANSVRVHDPVFAEYYAKKRAEPKEFAEGRTLALTARKLMRVVFYLLKTNRLYTPEGGVRQRA from the coding sequence TTGACTTCCTCCTTGTTTGTCGGAATTGATGTAGGCAGCCAAGAGAACGTGGTTTGCTGCTTAACACAGGACGATGAGAAACGACCTGTGAGTCGATTCACCGTTACCAACAATCGTCCTGGGATTTTAGAGTTTCAGGATCGTATCTCCAAGCTGGCAAAACAGAAACAGGCTGAAGAGATTCTCTTTGGTCTCGAACATACTGGATGCTACTCAACCCATGCCGCCATGTATCTGCAACGTCATTTGGACTTTGGTGTTCAGCGTAGGGTCTACGTCTTTAACCCCAGTCTTATCAGGGAGTTTAAGAAATCCCATTACCTGAGTGCCCCCAAGAACGATAGAGTAGATGCCTGGTTTATCGCAGCTAAGCTTCGGACAGGCCTTCTCCCGCATCCCTTTACCTGGAGCGAGCCGCTCATGGCGTTGCAGCGCTTGACGCGAGCCCGCTACCACCTGATGCAGGATCTGTCTAGAGAGAGCAACTTCCTCATGACGAACTTGTATCTCAAGTTCAGTGACTACAGCAGCACAGGTCCCTTTAAGAGAAACAAGCTCTCGGCAACTTCCATTGCTGTCATGGAGGAATTCGAATCCGTTGAGGAACTCTGTGAGATGCCCCTTGAGCGTCTCATTGAATTCCTTGTGGCACATGGCAAGAACCGATTCGAAAATCCTGAGGTCGTTGCTAAAGTGCTACAGAAGGCTGCTCGCTCCTCGTACCGGCTACCCCAGTCGATGTCGGACTCGGTCAATCTCGCAATGGCTTCTAGTATTCGCGTGATTCGAACGGTACAAGAGCAACTGAAGGCACTACGCAAAGGAATTGAGGACCACTTGGCGACGATCCCGCAAACCCTTGATTCCATTCCCGGTATCGGTCCCATTCTTGCTTCCGGCATTGTAGCTGAGCTGGATGTAAGCCAGTTTAAGAGCCACGCGGAAGCCGCTAAACACGCCGGGCTCGCTTGGACCGTTCACCAGTCCGGGAAATTCACAGCCAACCGAACTCGACTGATTCATTCTGGCAACCGCTACCTCAAGTACTACATGGTTGAAGCGGCAAACAGTGTCCGGGTGCACGACCCTGTTTTCGCCGAGTACTATGCCAAGAAGAGAGCGGAGCCAAAGGAATTTGCCGAGGGACGTACCCTTGCGCTTACAGCCCGGAAACTGATGCGAGTGGTCTTCTATCTGCTAAAGACCAACCGACTTTACACTCCGGAAGGAGGGGTCCGACAACGCGCATAA
- a CDS encoding Gfo/Idh/MocA family protein: MNVGLIGCGFIGKKHAKSIASAHDIRLRAVCDTETDRAAELRRYYASLTQDPLEIESYQFYESLLENPQLDTIAITVPSGLHYRIAREALLRGKHVVLEKPMTLSLIEARSLIQIAETRQRKLIVCHQKRFFPHLRSIKGLMDRRGLGRVVTASLSLMYNRNDNYYNQSAWRGTWKMDGGVLLNQAIHDIDILLWLTGQPRTVQGFVERLIRPIEAEDTAAAAIVLENGTLLTIDATVCATEGTSREAVAVTGSAGAFVLEGKNLKPTYWNVPGVEEPVVSAVDPYAQLYQDVHDSIYNNCPPLVEAVEAVTALETIFAIYRSSVLEKAVTLPLNTMSTLIMKDKLQRRAAVRCQGPKVT; encoded by the coding sequence ATGAATGTCGGACTAATTGGTTGCGGTTTTATTGGGAAGAAACATGCAAAGAGCATTGCGAGTGCCCATGACATTCGTTTACGGGCTGTTTGCGACACGGAGACGGACCGGGCGGCGGAACTTAGAAGATACTACGCATCGCTGACGCAAGACCCGCTCGAGATAGAAAGCTACCAGTTCTATGAATCGCTGCTGGAGAATCCTCAACTGGATACTATCGCAATCACTGTACCAAGCGGCCTGCACTACCGCATTGCACGGGAAGCACTGCTGAGAGGTAAGCATGTTGTTCTGGAAAAACCCATGACCCTGTCGTTGATAGAAGCAAGATCATTGATTCAAATTGCAGAGACCAGGCAAAGGAAGTTAATTGTGTGTCACCAGAAACGGTTCTTCCCACATTTAAGAAGCATCAAGGGGTTAATGGACCGACGAGGACTTGGCAGAGTGGTCACTGCCTCCCTCTCGTTAATGTACAACCGCAACGACAATTACTACAACCAAAGTGCGTGGCGAGGGACGTGGAAAATGGACGGCGGTGTCCTGTTGAATCAAGCTATCCACGACATCGATATTCTTCTCTGGCTCACGGGACAGCCAAGGACTGTACAGGGTTTCGTAGAACGTTTGATTCGCCCCATCGAAGCAGAGGACACGGCAGCGGCCGCCATTGTCTTGGAGAACGGGACTCTGCTGACGATTGACGCTACGGTATGTGCAACAGAGGGGACTTCGAGGGAGGCCGTAGCCGTCACAGGAAGCGCCGGAGCGTTTGTTCTCGAAGGAAAGAACTTAAAGCCGACTTACTGGAACGTGCCGGGTGTCGAGGAGCCAGTTGTTTCTGCAGTGGACCCCTATGCTCAGTTATACCAGGATGTTCACGACTCGATTTACAACAATTGTCCGCCTCTGGTTGAAGCCGTCGAAGCGGTGACTGCACTCGAAACCATTTTTGCGATTTATCGATCTTCTGTTTTGGAGAAAGCCGTCACGCTTCCATTGAACACCATGTCCACACTCATTATGAAAGATAAACTGCAGCGAAGAGCAGCGGTACGATGTCAAGGCCCTAAGGTGACATAA